Proteins from a single region of Aureibacter tunicatorum:
- a CDS encoding plasmid pRiA4b ORF-3 family protein has product MAVELKITLNDMSPKVERWVTVPSDFNFEELHLVIQGAMGWKNAHLYTFNEEGREDLIKIGVIIDEDWAENYRDARHIYLLDELDKIGKKYVYNYDLKDNWLHKVELLHINDMEPDYPVCTKGTGSCPPEDCGGPKAYGELLKRAKKESLTDEDRSILGLKPEENWSPKPFDIDELNDYILYFFRNRYEV; this is encoded by the coding sequence ATGGCTGTAGAACTTAAAATAACCCTTAATGACATGTCTCCGAAAGTGGAGAGATGGGTGACAGTACCCTCAGATTTTAATTTTGAAGAACTTCATCTTGTGATTCAGGGAGCTATGGGTTGGAAAAACGCGCATTTGTACACATTCAATGAAGAGGGAAGAGAGGATTTAATAAAGATTGGCGTCATCATAGATGAGGATTGGGCCGAGAACTATCGCGATGCCAGACATATCTACCTTTTGGATGAGTTGGATAAAATAGGGAAGAAATATGTTTACAATTACGACTTGAAAGACAATTGGCTGCACAAAGTGGAATTGTTGCATATAAATGATATGGAGCCTGATTATCCAGTTTGCACAAAAGGCACTGGAAGTTGCCCTCCTGAAGATTGCGGAGGACCAAAAGCATATGGGGAATTGCTTAAACGTGCTAAAAAAGAGTCTTTGACAGATGAGGATAGAAGCATTTTAGGCTTGAAGCCAGAAGAAAATTGGTCTCCAAAACCTTTTGATATTGATGAGTTGAACGATTATATTTTATATTTTTTTAGAAATAGATACGAGGTTTAA
- a CDS encoding DNA repair ATPase → MSSTRNTSRSLDFSTYEVLKQRLQQQTESLENKLQQLDASRKEAFGSFDMSLLESVGLELPEKSRLVDFTILGNLVMAGRFNELRQENSKLEDIFSLYEYKEGGKLELIDLNIIDQSEFKRELFETLTNNAQVRFYRFVRKDHYVYFAFKSPGARNYFKVFKWLYENGEMKYLGVNVKHELNLPEQQELNWKLISKEKLNAGDAPLLEMTDEEVTQLVGNKPEALLHAKLGNLVLIKFKSGYESYKYLIYHNRFKTVDAVESLQEACLILPNDQGVIFPKGFYLQSGDHESYDYPCKNLSYVKHILSKSGQDYLYVFYNDEEHVYILYHYNKVDQEVKASILCHAFSLFEDGKLCLYKKEDDSLKMKYALQLWSSPYVGADFQTQVNKDSFLYKIGNKEVINVITECKGLVKELHKPYDSKDDYKLLMNLTSAVINKFHWIEDERAFKLKDTLEMIKNASKSAIDEFDKVVDLKLNLVEVIGELENKVNDLSAELEAEAPKDIQEFVGYLARFKSLQSEALRIKEHKDLIENMDALERISEALKLKVDELTQGVSEVLEGDSFLDKYEGMLAELEGEIGQSEKAFDIPKLEEKIIDLSDEVELLTELVGDLAVEDKSFIASVLQKLSTIYTKVSKLKTDIDIKKDKLSSKEGKEVFSAEFQLVEQSVAHRLNLSDTPEKCEVNLNKLLIKLDELEARFAHEDSFLDKLSEKREQLRSAFEMKRNSLQENEASKLLKKFETAERVLGVISGRVDSLSSVEEVDAFFTSDPMIYKFEGLVNDLFEGDDYVKGESLMTRFQRIKEDRLRMIRDGEELYVKDGVINLGNYAFSVNPKSFKLSLVPKGDELFFHISGTNFYEKIEDETISEHKKFWGQRFISESDDILRAEYLAYIVFEQLRSHSFSVDDAVLGAEEWSALSEDDQLKSINDFMIQRYQEGYVKGVHDVDALRILNSLIGFCSKAELLRFSSSVRAGARYAWDVWLDKNRRQTLERQINGLSYVVKNFPGNDHFDQVKSELTHEVSSCYLQTELFDQEDIEDATQYLYSELVKMDPSFVVDERASELLEGFLESLKEGSLEEQFRASFQHITNRPFQYRILRAWLGAHAEVNAKELLPFVEEASVLLLTRSSHKENILSVPLSEMLEDFNSVHPLVDEGTYQLDFQDFFRKMSRYFIAGREQFEQFHERKNELMEEFNQFFNIESLSTDVLSTFVRNKLINDVYLPLIGANLAKQIGEHGDEKRTDRMGLLLLISPPGYGKTSLMEYLASRLGLAFVKIDGPSLGRDITSLDPETAHNAGAKEELLKLNTAFEMGDNVMMYIDDIQHCSSEFLQKFISLCDAQRKIEGKFKGKPKTYSFKNSKFCVVMAGNPFTENGKRFKVPEMLLNRADIYNLGDITAQSSKEFELSYLENSLVANKHTKSYASKLGDDFGKMILWAEGKIDGFGLVEKFDPVEVEEMKEMLGKFVRVRNVLMKVNEAYIRSSKGDFDILEEPPFKLQGSYRDMQNIVERINPVMNVSEVDQMISSYYKRESMVLSEHAESSLLKVKEIMGVMTPEEREKWGIIKTKYAEFIESGGDKYHMGHVLSQLGSITEGLDNIAGEIKRFTDPKNEG, encoded by the coding sequence ATGAGCAGTACCCGAAATACATCGAGATCCTTGGATTTTTCAACATATGAAGTTCTGAAGCAAAGGCTTCAACAACAAACAGAAAGTCTTGAGAATAAGCTTCAACAACTTGATGCATCGAGAAAGGAAGCTTTTGGCAGTTTTGATATGAGCTTGCTGGAGTCGGTGGGACTTGAATTGCCAGAAAAAAGCCGCTTGGTTGATTTTACTATTTTAGGAAATTTGGTGATGGCGGGAAGGTTCAATGAATTAAGGCAAGAGAATTCCAAATTAGAAGATATTTTTTCTCTGTATGAGTATAAGGAAGGTGGAAAGCTTGAATTGATTGACTTGAATATTATAGACCAGTCAGAATTCAAAAGAGAGTTGTTTGAAACTTTGACGAATAATGCTCAAGTTCGTTTTTATCGTTTTGTAAGAAAGGATCATTACGTCTATTTCGCTTTCAAATCGCCGGGAGCTAGAAATTATTTCAAAGTTTTCAAATGGCTGTACGAGAACGGAGAAATGAAATATCTAGGGGTGAATGTTAAGCACGAGTTGAATTTGCCCGAGCAACAGGAATTAAATTGGAAACTTATATCAAAGGAAAAGTTAAATGCTGGAGATGCGCCATTGCTGGAAATGACTGATGAGGAAGTAACCCAATTAGTAGGAAACAAGCCTGAGGCTTTGCTCCATGCGAAACTTGGCAATTTGGTGCTCATCAAGTTCAAATCAGGATATGAGTCTTACAAGTATTTGATCTACCACAACCGCTTCAAGACTGTTGATGCTGTTGAGTCATTGCAAGAAGCGTGTTTGATCTTGCCTAACGACCAAGGGGTGATTTTTCCTAAGGGGTTTTATTTGCAATCAGGAGATCATGAATCCTACGATTATCCGTGCAAGAATTTAAGTTATGTCAAGCACATTTTATCAAAGAGCGGTCAGGATTATTTATACGTATTTTATAATGATGAAGAACATGTATACATCTTGTATCATTACAATAAGGTAGATCAAGAAGTTAAAGCTTCGATATTATGTCATGCTTTTTCGCTTTTTGAGGATGGAAAGTTATGCCTGTACAAAAAGGAGGATGATAGCTTGAAAATGAAATATGCTTTGCAACTGTGGAGTTCTCCGTATGTTGGCGCTGACTTTCAAACGCAAGTGAACAAGGATTCCTTTTTATATAAAATAGGCAATAAGGAAGTAATCAATGTGATTACCGAATGCAAAGGTCTTGTCAAGGAGCTTCATAAGCCATATGACAGTAAGGATGATTATAAGTTGTTGATGAACCTCACATCGGCAGTAATTAATAAATTCCATTGGATAGAGGATGAGAGAGCTTTCAAGTTGAAAGACACGCTTGAAATGATCAAGAATGCCTCCAAATCGGCTATTGATGAGTTTGACAAAGTAGTTGACCTTAAGTTGAATTTGGTGGAGGTAATTGGGGAGCTTGAAAATAAAGTGAATGACTTAAGCGCGGAATTGGAAGCTGAAGCGCCAAAAGATATTCAAGAGTTTGTAGGTTACTTGGCAAGATTTAAATCTTTGCAAAGCGAAGCCTTGCGAATTAAAGAGCATAAAGATCTCATTGAGAATATGGATGCCTTGGAGAGAATAAGCGAGGCATTGAAGCTTAAGGTTGATGAATTAACTCAAGGAGTCTCCGAAGTTTTGGAGGGAGACTCGTTTTTGGATAAATATGAAGGAATGTTGGCGGAGTTGGAAGGTGAGATTGGCCAAAGCGAAAAGGCTTTTGATATACCGAAATTGGAAGAAAAGATTATTGACCTTTCCGATGAAGTGGAGCTTTTGACGGAATTGGTAGGTGATTTGGCTGTTGAAGACAAGTCCTTTATCGCTTCGGTATTGCAGAAGTTGTCAACGATATATACCAAGGTTTCCAAGCTTAAGACGGATATTGATATAAAAAAAGACAAGCTGTCTTCAAAAGAAGGCAAGGAAGTCTTTTCAGCGGAGTTTCAGCTCGTTGAGCAATCAGTCGCTCATAGGCTTAACCTTTCCGACACTCCGGAGAAGTGCGAAGTGAATTTGAATAAGCTGTTGATCAAGTTGGATGAACTGGAAGCTCGCTTTGCGCATGAAGATAGCTTTTTGGATAAGTTGTCGGAAAAGCGGGAGCAGTTAAGATCCGCTTTTGAAATGAAAAGAAACTCTTTGCAAGAAAATGAAGCTTCAAAGTTGCTCAAGAAGTTTGAAACTGCTGAAAGAGTTTTGGGCGTGATCTCGGGACGAGTTGATTCTTTAAGTTCGGTAGAGGAAGTCGACGCTTTTTTCACATCTGACCCAATGATCTATAAGTTTGAGGGCTTGGTGAATGATTTGTTTGAAGGAGATGATTATGTCAAGGGAGAAAGCCTGATGACAAGATTTCAACGAATCAAGGAAGATCGCTTGAGAATGATCAGAGATGGCGAAGAGCTCTATGTGAAGGACGGTGTTATCAATTTGGGGAATTATGCTTTTTCAGTCAATCCAAAATCTTTTAAACTGTCGTTGGTTCCCAAGGGAGATGAATTATTTTTTCATATTTCAGGAACTAATTTTTATGAAAAAATAGAAGATGAGACGATCTCGGAACATAAAAAATTCTGGGGGCAGAGATTTATTTCTGAAAGTGATGATATTCTGAGAGCTGAATATCTGGCATATATTGTATTTGAGCAACTAAGATCTCATTCGTTTTCTGTTGATGATGCGGTGTTAGGAGCGGAAGAGTGGAGTGCTTTGTCAGAGGACGATCAATTGAAGTCGATCAATGATTTTATGATTCAGAGGTATCAAGAAGGTTATGTTAAAGGAGTACATGATGTTGATGCTTTAAGAATTTTGAATAGTTTGATAGGTTTTTGTTCCAAAGCAGAATTATTGAGGTTTTCTTCCTCTGTGCGTGCGGGAGCGAGGTATGCTTGGGATGTTTGGTTGGATAAAAACAGAAGACAAACACTAGAGAGGCAAATAAACGGCCTTTCATATGTTGTTAAGAACTTTCCGGGCAATGATCATTTTGATCAGGTTAAATCCGAATTAACCCATGAAGTTTCTTCTTGTTATTTGCAGACGGAGTTGTTCGATCAAGAAGATATAGAAGACGCTACTCAATATTTGTATTCCGAACTAGTTAAAATGGATCCATCGTTCGTGGTGGATGAGAGAGCTTCAGAGTTGCTGGAAGGTTTTTTGGAAAGTCTTAAAGAAGGAAGTTTGGAGGAGCAATTCAGGGCATCTTTTCAACACATCACCAATAGACCGTTTCAATACAGGATTCTAAGGGCTTGGCTAGGGGCTCATGCAGAGGTAAATGCCAAGGAGTTATTGCCTTTTGTGGAGGAAGCTTCCGTATTGCTTTTGACCCGTTCCTCGCATAAGGAAAATATTTTGAGTGTTCCATTATCCGAAATGCTGGAAGATTTTAACAGCGTTCACCCGTTGGTGGATGAAGGAACTTATCAATTGGATTTTCAAGATTTTTTCAGGAAAATGTCTAGGTATTTTATCGCGGGTAGGGAACAGTTTGAGCAATTTCATGAGAGAAAGAATGAGTTGATGGAAGAGTTCAATCAGTTTTTTAATATAGAGTCGTTGTCTACAGATGTGTTGAGCACATTTGTCCGAAATAAGTTGATCAATGATGTGTACTTGCCTTTGATTGGGGCTAATCTGGCCAAGCAAATCGGAGAGCATGGCGATGAGAAGAGAACCGACAGAATGGGCTTATTGCTCTTGATTTCGCCACCGGGATATGGCAAAACGAGCTTGATGGAATATTTGGCAAGCAGATTGGGTCTGGCATTTGTTAAAATAGACGGTCCTTCATTAGGAAGGGATATAACGTCATTGGACCCGGAAACAGCGCATAACGCAGGAGCGAAAGAGGAATTATTGAAGTTGAATACAGCATTTGAGATGGGGGATAATGTGATGATGTATATTGATGATATACAACATTGCAGTAGCGAGTTCTTGCAGAAGTTTATAAGTCTATGTGATGCGCAAAGGAAAATAGAAGGCAAGTTCAAAGGAAAGCCAAAGACATATAGTTTTAAGAATAGCAAATTCTGTGTGGTGATGGCTGGAAATCCATTTACGGAAAATGGTAAACGATTTAAAGTGCCGGAAATGCTTCTTAATAGAGCTGACATTTATAATTTGGGAGATATCACAGCTCAAAGCTCTAAAGAGTTCGAGCTTAGTTATTTGGAGAATAGCTTAGTGGCGAATAAACATACAAAATCATATGCGTCTAAGTTGGGTGATGACTTTGGTAAAATGATATTGTGGGCGGAAGGGAAAATCGATGGATTTGGATTAGTTGAGAAATTTGATCCAGTGGAAGTCGAGGAGATGAAAGAGATGTTGGGCAAGTTTGTTCGGGTGAGAAATGTGTTGATGAA